The genomic window TAGGTTGCTCTTGTGCGCTCTAGGCACGTGCATTGATGATGTCAACAAACTCGGGCTTGAGGGAGGCTCCGCCCACCAGGAAGCCATCCACATCGTTTTGGGAGCCTAGCTCTTTGCAGTTGGCACCAGTCACTGAgcctggaggagaggggagggactttggtaaaacattattattatttttttatcacaAGTGTGTGTACATATGTAAGGTTTATAATATATGAAAAGGTTTAGGAACACAAATATTATTCTCAAAAGTTCAAGATACCAATGTACATACCTACCAAAGTCATTTATACATGCTCTAAGGTCCATTTGATTGTCAGTGTTTATTTGACCCTAATTCTATACAGCCCAATACATATTTGTTTagatttccaatctctggggattgTCTCTTAGCTATCAGCAGCCTTCTAGAGAATGTATAAGACCCTCTGAAAAGATAGGCTTCCCAGTGCTGGGTTCAGTGTGTCCCCTACTGACCTCCGTAGATAATGCGGACGGAGTTAGCCACGGCGTCAGAGACGTTGGCCCTTATCCACTCCCTCAGCTTCTCATGCACCTCCTGGGCCTGGGGCGAAACGagaagttcacacacacacacacacacactggaatttacagtgcatttggaaagtattcagatcccttgactttttccacattttgttacgttacagccttattctaaaatggattaaataaatgttttccctcatcaatctacacacaataccccataatgacaaagtgaaaacaagtttttagaaatgttcgcacatttataattttatttttatttttttaaataccctatttacataagtattcagaccatttgctttgagactcgaaattgagctcaggtgcatcctgtttctattgatcatccttgagatgtttctacaacttgattggagtccacctgtggtaaattcaattgattggacattatttggaaaggcacacacctgtctatataaggccccacaattgacagtgcatgtcagagcaaaaacaaagccatgaggtctggggaatggtaccaaaaaatgtctgcagcattgaaggtccccaagaacacagtggccaccatcattcttaaatggaagaagtttggaacgaccaagactcttcctagagctggccgcccggccaaactgagcaatcgggaagaagggccttggttactctgacagacctccagagttcctctgtggagatgggagaaccttccagaaggacaaccatctctgcagcactccaccaatcaggcctttatggtagagtggcttaaacggaagccactcctcagtaaaaaggcacatgacagcccgcttggagtttgccaaaaggcacctaaaaggacagaccatgagaaacaagattctctggtctgatgaaaccaagattgaactctttggcctgaatgccaagcttcacgtctggagaaaaccaggcaccatccctacggtgaagcatggtggtggcagaatcatgatgtgggaatgtttttcagcggcagggactgggagactagtcaggatcgagggaaagagaacggagcaaagtacagagagatccttgatgaaaacctgctccagagcgctcaggacctcaaactggggcgaaggttcaccatccaacaggacaacgaccctaagcacacagccaagacaacgcatgagtggctttgggacaagtctctgaatgtccttgagtggcccagccacagcccggacttgaacctgatctaacgtctctggagagacctgaaaatagctgtgtagcgacactccctatccaacctgacagagcttgagacgatctgcagagaagggagaaactccccaaatacagatgtgccaagcttgtagcatcatacccaagaagactcgaggctgtaatcactgccaaaggtgcttcaacaaagtactgagtaaagggtctgaatacttaagtaaatgtgatacatttctaacaacctgttttcacaatgtcattattgggtattgtgtgtagagttatgaggaaaaaaaacaatttaatcaattttagaataaggctgtaacgtaataaaatatggaaaaagtaaaggggtctgaatactttctgaatgcactgtatagtaaaTAGATACATGCACACCAGATCTCTCTTGGACCAGGTCTCTTGAAAAATGTATTCTCTCAGACTagcctggataaataaaggttaaaaaggtccaatgcagccatctcaatatcaaataattcctggttaacaattaagtaccttactgtgattgtttttaattaaaatggtaaaaataaatgtttcttagcaaagagcaatttctcaagcaatcattttgctaggactgtctgggagtggtcggagtgtggaggggaaaactgaaaactagctgttattggcagggaGGTTTGGAACTCACTCTCTTATTGGTCTATGAACTAATTTATCGCCTGGTGATGTCATCAGGCAGgctaaaactccatcccacccccacaaaaaatgTCAGGCAGTATTTTCAAACAGCTATTAGAatgaaagggcattatcataattttcacaatttcacagtattaatCCAAcatcagtgtggaaatatacataaaacacaggaaaatcaaatttgactgcactgggcctttaaaaacactactctactcttgCAGCAGAAATAAAATGGTGCTCACTATAACCACATTTTGCACAAACCACTAAACAATTTCTTCAAACGATACaaagaaaacaacaacattttacattacattttagtaatttagcagacgctcttatccagagcgacttacagttagtgagtgcatacattctttttttcatactgcccccccgtgggaaacgaacccacaaccctggcattccaaacgccatgctctaccaacatccctgccggccattccctcccctaccctggacgacgctgggtcaattgtgcgccgccccatgggtctccctgtcACGGCCGTcttatgacagagcctggattcgtaccaggatctctagtggcacagctagcactgcgatgcagtgccttagaccactgcgccactcggccaTGGAACTATTGTTGAAGATGTACTTATCTACATATCTCCCTAACAATTATAACAATATTTGTGAATGCAATAGACTGTGTAAGCACAGAATGCACAGTGCATGGGCAAGTTCCTGGGAATAAAGACATGCGCATAATATAGTCTTGATAGTGAGGGTAATGAATGCGTTTCTAGTGAGTGTACGGCAGGCCTAAACATCAAATCAAaattttatttttcacatgcgccgaatacaacagttgaagaccttacagtgaaatgcttaggtCTATGAAGATTGATGGAAGCAGGCCATGCCGAGATGCCAACTGACATTTGGTGCCTTTCACGTAACAATCCCACTCACTGCACCTGCAGTCATGTTCAGACAACTTGGCATCTCCTAAATTTTCCAATACTTTTTCAATGCATGCGATTAAGCAAACCAATATGAATTTCCCACAGAGCAGCTTGTAACTATTAAATAACATAGCAAAGTATGCATTTTGTAGGTAAATAAGTAAATATTGTTATGAAACGGTGATGAGTAGTACCTGCTCAGGTGAGGCTGTCTTGCCGGTACCGATGGCCCACACAGGCTCGTAAGCCAGCACCACTTTGCTCCAGTCCTTCACGTTGTCTACAACACAACAGCTTATTATCAAGATAATGGACGGCACTGTATGTAGATAATGATAAGGTATGTTGGCCTACCACTAATTGCCTTAAATGTATAATACAATATGTGGTAAGTAAACCAATTGAATGGAATGGACCCTAGAGTTAATTTCTTAGGTCTCTGGCAAGGTTTCTCATCATGCAACACCACCGTTTAGTGAACTACTTCCAACCCCTTTGACTACTTCCTGAATAAGGGGCACACAAGTTCAAGGCAACATCCAGGCATTTGAGACTAACATTTTCCACTTAAACCGAAATAGCGGCAAAACCTTTTTGGAAGGTGTACAACagggctacagtgggggaaaaaagtatttagtcagccaccaattgtgcaagttatcccacttaaaaagatgagagaggcctgtaattttcatcataggtacacgtcaactatgacagccaaattgagattttttttctccagaaaatcacattgtaggatttttaatgaatttatttgcaaattatggtggaaaataagtatttggtcacctacaaacaagcaagatttctggctctcacagacctgtaacttcttctttaagaggctcctctgtcctccactcgttacctgtattaatgcacctgtttgaacttgttatcagtataaaagacacctgtccacaacctcaaacagtcacactccaaactccactatggccaagaccaaagagctgtcaaaggacaccagaaacaaaattgtagacctgcaccaggctgggaagactgtatctgtaataggtaagcagcttggtttgaagaaatcaactgtgggagcaattattaggaaatggaagacatacaagaccactgataatctccctcgatctggggctccacgcaagatctcaccccgtggggtcaaaatgatcacaagaacagtgagcaaaaatcccagaaccacacggggggacctagtgaatgacctgcagagagctgggaccaaagtaacaaagcctaccatcagtaacacactacgccgccagggactcaaatcctgcagtgccagacgtgtccccctgcttaagccagtacatgtccaggcccgtctgaagtttgctagagtgcatttggatgatccagaagaggattgggagaaggtcatatggtcagatgaaaccaaaatataactttttggtaaaaactcaactcgttgtgtttggaggacaaagaatgctgagttgcatccaaagaacaccatacctactgtgaagcatgggggtggaaacatcatgctttggggctgtttttctgcaaagggaccaggacgactgatccgtgtaaaggaaagaatgaatggggccatgtatcgtgagattttgagtgaaaacctccttccatcagcaagggcattgaagatgaaacgtggctgggtctttcagcatgacaatgatcccaaacacaccgcccgggcaacgaaggagtggcttcgtaagaagcatttcaaggtcctggagtggcctagccagtctccagatctcaacccatagaaaatctttggagggagttgaaagtccgtgttgcccagcgacagccccaaaacatcactgctctagaggagatctgcatggaggaatgggccaaaataccagcaacagtgtgtgaaaaccttgtgtagacttacagaaaacgtttgacctgtgtcattgccaacaaagggtatataacaaagtattgagaaacttttgttattaaccaaatacttattttccaccataatctgcaaataaattcattaaaaatcatacaatgtgattttctggaaatgtttttctcattttgtctgtcatagttgacgtgtacctatgatgaaaattacaggcctctctcatctttataagtgggagaacttgcacaattggtggctgactaaatacttttttcccccactgtatgctgaaCGGGCTAACTGAATCTAGAGCGGGTAGAAGAGATAAAATTAAGCTTTCatggacataaaaaaaaaaaatcccacagAATTATTCAGTAGATAAAACAATGGGTAAATACTGTACATCATGTGTTGGTGTGGTGCATCACACTTGCATGATGAGAAAGATTACGGTGTTAGTCACAGGGCTAACACAGTCCTCTGACGCACATCAGACCCAGGGTTCGAACCCAGCTGTTACCTGCGATGGCCTGAGTCTGGGCGTACACCACCTCCTCTGTGGttccagcctctctctcctccagcttcTCTCCGATGCAGGCGATTACCCCCAGGTCATTCTCCAGGGCGTGGGCCACCTTCTGACCAATCAGCTCGTCGCTCTCCCCGAACACATGGCGCCTTTCCGAGTGGCCTAGAATCACCCACTCCACGCCACAGTCCTTGATCATTGCAGGGCTGAGGAAGTGAGAGAGGGATTCTCAATACATCCACTAATAGTAGATTTAATTGAAAATAGGGTGATTCCACGTCAGCTAAAtatatttttggtatctcagattgtcaTGCCGTTTCTGTGAGAATTGCCATttggaggaaggatgtttgaaatgctttttacatttgtatcataaACCATTTTATTTttgaaaatcatgatgaaagtggccattttaggccctttgtagacctatacatgcctcctgtaagaccctatgatctgtgaaccatacatgatacagacaacatcttggtgtcattatactccttatagtgtgctctaaaaTATAGATTAGGTTTTGATTCTGAAATACAATTCTCACATTCATTTATTCAATGTGAGAATTGTCAACCTCCTCAGTAAAATGTTGTTCACTTTAAGACATTGTTTAGAACAATATACTCTACAagtacatcacatttccagtgtaGGCTCTCTGCTAATTCTGAAGGTGTGATCAATtttatgagcaccaccaacacagtgAATGCGAAAATGGATTAAAAAGGGAACTCTCTGCTGGTGACTTGCTAGTACCAGGCGTAGCCAGCCAAAATGTACATTCTAATGCCTTGATTCCATCCGAAATACACCGCAAAATTATTGAATACATTATCAAATTTACTACCCAGATTGGAAATATTaattgtggtattgtgtgtagaaggaCATGATTTCACCATTTAAATTACAgaaaatgtatgaattcagtgtattttttgttgttttggataTTGCCTAGGCCTATATGATCAGGACTATTTTCAAAGTAAAAGAACATTAAACCTTTaacatttaaagctgcaatatgtaacttttggcGACCAGACCAAatttgggttatggaaaatatatttcacagtggtttagatggtacaatgattctctacataaTGACAGCTTGTTTtgtcaaactgaaattaggctaactattagaattctagtgatttctgcatattgcacctttaacctgtcttctcttgagattgaagtcttatttacagttttactgcaagatatGAATGGCCACAATTATGTCTGTTCTTCAAATTATGAACAACCTACTATGAGATCAAAACGATGTAAATAGCTAAGAAACTAGGACAAAGTCACACTTTAGTAGACCTTTGGGTAAATTAAACCAACTTCTATGCCTGTGCGCTTCTAAAAATGAATACTTTTGTACTTCACTCAGTGTGCACAGCGCCCCAGGTGGGATATATGGGACTCTATGTGGTTCTTGGCATAGAAATAAGAAAACCAATCTTATTTCTATGGTTCTTTGTGTGATTAGCTACCACTTACGAAACAGAAacggcagaaatactttgaaaatagCTACGGtatgatttttttggggttgcgaTAAAAATCTCAACTCGCACATGTGCTCATACTTTACTTTTTCAGTTCGCACACATCTATTTTTAGTAGTGCGAGTAAAATGGTCGCACTGTAGAGTCCTGAAATTCACTCACTAAACAGGGTTCCAGCCAACCATTTCATGCGGATTAATTACCTGACACATGAAAAAAGTCACAACCGGGCGGATGGAAACATGAAAtgccggtacaattttataaatgccgacagacatggtgggatcttcttgTGTCTGccaaattaattatgcgagaaatggaggtggaaacgcctttatgcgcaaatattgatgtAATAactatcatatcgaagtaaacttggagtcatgcgatgatatgttgtgtggtcctcccactacgactcaggaaagcatgcagtttattaggctacagatgaaataagttatgttcttcacagggtggtgaatgtgcaaggtgatgagcttgatgctcatttccaataaatattgaaggTCTTAATCTGGTGACATGGTGATctatgcttggctgccatttgacaaatacaaataatctcgctcttatccataataatctcatcatgcgcacgtgccaagaccagagtgggcacatttgctatataacgcaacagtttttgtgacaaaaccattaGTAGAGTTGAAAATACAAGGGAAACCAACTTAACCGCAAAagtaatttttatgtgcactatgtca from Coregonus clupeaformis isolate EN_2021a chromosome 17, ASM2061545v1, whole genome shotgun sequence includes these protein-coding regions:
- the LOC121586433 gene encoding triosephosphate isomerase A — its product is MSSRTFFVGGNWKMNGDKKSLGELITTLNTASLHDETEVVCGAPTVYLDFARSNLDARIGVAAQNCYKVAKGAFTGEISPAMIKDCGVEWVILGHSERRHVFGESDELIGQKVAHALENDLGVIACIGEKLEEREAGTTEEVVYAQTQAIADNVKDWSKVVLAYEPVWAIGTGKTASPEQAQEVHEKLREWIRANVSDAVANSVRIIYGGSVTGANCKELGSQNDVDGFLVGGASLKPEFVDIINARA